A window from Listeria seeligeri serovar 1/2b str. SLCC3954 encodes these proteins:
- a CDS encoding C40 family peptidase: protein MNKLVGRSNAFLWRKNEMNPVLANIIKARQTSDLIQVTKEDAMKLYDDSLVDSDLLYNDLVIVDKIEGDWAKVIVPSQHSFLDKRGYPGWMLLEDLADTDKTTEHDEKLAVVVPKTQITYENGATREVSFGTLFSKIAEEENSYKVETPHGQATISRAHVALQNEPRANIGVDVVQMALQFLDLPYVWAGISSAGFDCSGFAFTLYRTCGKYIGRDATEQSFAGEKIAYADAEPGDLLFFAYEEGKGEVHHVGVYIGNDEMVHSQTPGSKVILTKITGSKYEPELCVTSRHR from the coding sequence ATGAACAAGTTAGTGGGCCGAAGCAATGCATTTCTTTGGCGGAAAAATGAAATGAATCCGGTGTTAGCAAATATCATAAAAGCGCGCCAAACCAGTGATTTAATACAAGTGACAAAAGAAGACGCAATGAAACTATACGATGACAGCCTTGTTGATTCGGATTTGCTTTATAACGATCTAGTAATTGTAGATAAAATCGAAGGCGATTGGGCAAAAGTAATTGTCCCATCTCAACATAGTTTTCTAGATAAACGTGGCTACCCGGGCTGGATGTTGCTAGAAGATCTAGCTGATACAGATAAAACAACTGAACATGACGAAAAATTAGCAGTAGTTGTTCCAAAAACGCAAATCACCTATGAAAATGGAGCGACAAGAGAAGTATCATTTGGAACACTTTTTTCTAAAATAGCAGAGGAAGAGAATTCCTATAAGGTTGAGACACCACATGGTCAAGCGACGATTTCACGAGCACATGTAGCTCTCCAAAATGAACCACGCGCAAATATTGGCGTTGATGTTGTCCAAATGGCGCTCCAATTCCTTGATTTGCCATACGTCTGGGCCGGCATCAGTAGCGCTGGTTTTGATTGCTCTGGCTTTGCATTCACACTTTATCGCACATGCGGGAAGTACATTGGTCGAGACGCAACAGAACAATCATTTGCCGGGGAAAAAATAGCTTATGCTGATGCAGAACCCGGTGACTTGCTGTTTTTTGCGTATGAAGAAGGAAAAGGCGAAGTTCACCACGTTGGCGTTTATATTGGAAATGACGAAATGGTTCATTCTCAAACACCCGGCTCCAAAGTGATTCTAACAAAAATAACTGGCAGCAAGTATGAACCAGAACTTTGCGTTACATCACGACATCGTTAA